In Tursiops truncatus isolate mTurTru1 chromosome 9, mTurTru1.mat.Y, whole genome shotgun sequence, a single genomic region encodes these proteins:
- the NDUFA4 gene encoding cytochrome c oxidase subunit NDUFA4 isoform X2 produces the protein MIRQIIGQAKKHPSLIPLFLFIGAGGTGAALYVLRLALFNPDVSWDKKNNPEPWNKLGPNDQYKFYSVNVDYSKLKKEGPDF, from the exons ATGATCCGCCAGATCATCGGTCAGGCCAAGAAGCATCCTAGC TTGATCCCCCTCTTCCTATTTATTGGAGCGGGAGGTACTGGAGCAGCACTGTATGTTTTGCGCCTGGCGTTGTTCAATCCAGATGTCAG ttggGACAAAAAGAATAACCCAGAACCCTGGAACAAACTGGGTCCCAATGATCAGTACAAG ttctACTCAGTGAATGTAGATTACAGCAAACTGAAGAAAGAAGGTCCAGACTTCTAA
- the NDUFA4 gene encoding cytochrome c oxidase subunit NDUFA4 isoform X1 — translation MIRQIIGQAKKHPSPFTVPLSGPCLTLSYSAGCPKTLSSDLPGLALRGLAWHTEVDPPLPIYWSGRYWSSTVCFAPGVVQSRCQLGQKE, via the exons ATGATCCGCCAGATCATCGGTCAGGCCAAGAAGCATCCTAGC CCTTTTACCGTTCCTCTGTCTGGACCCTGTCTCACTTTGTCATATTCTGCTGGTTGCCCCAAGACCTTGAGCTCTGACCTTCCAGGCCTTGCATTGCGGGGTTTGGCCTGGCACACGGAAG TTGATCCCCCTCTTCCTATTTATTGGAGCGGGAGGTACTGGAGCAGCACTGTATGTTTTGCGCCTGGCGTTGTTCAATCCAGATGTCAG ttggGACAAAAAGAATAA